Within Candidatus Saccharibacteria bacterium, the genomic segment CTGCTGCGCAAGTCACTTGTGGCAAAGGCCGACCGCTGGACACAGGCTACAATCATGCAAATAGTTGATTGAGTGTCGTGATCATCATGATACTTGGAGCGCTGTGGCTGGGCGAGCGCGACCACGCGCGCGAAAAGCTCCAAGCCACCGCACTTGCCGTCGCCGGCCTCACGGTTATACTCATCTCAAAGCTGTAGCGGACTCTAGCCAACAGATGTTAAACCTGTTACAATCCCCACTGTCTTTACGGCACCATAGCTCAGCTGGTTAGAGCGCAGGACTCATAAGCCTGAGGTCGGTAGTTCAAGTCTACCTGGTGCTACCAAGTTATAATCCGTTATCAACGAATAATGCGCTGGCCATCAACTACCTTCTTTTTATTTGGGTCTGAGCCAGCAAAATAAAACGTTGCCAGCGCAAAGCCATCCTTGATAAAGTTTACAGCGACATATGACAGCCAATTATTGATATTTGCTCGTATGACCTCTGTACCACCGTCAATAAAATCGGCTTTAGCTAGTTTGTTAAGCATATATTTTGCAAATCTTGCAGCACCAGCAGACGCAACAACAGTATTATGTGTGCTCTCTATAGTCTCATTTTTGAGCATATTATCATGGTCTACAATTACCACAGTTGAACCATCTTGTTTGGTGACTACGGTTGATATTCGGCTGTCACAAGCCACATGAATACGGTCGCACAATGTTAATATCAACGATAACAGTCGTATCTTTAGATTATAATGAATTACATGAGTAATAAGCCAGATACAGATGATTTAGCAGACTTGACCGAACCTTTTGCTGACGAGGCTAGTAAACAGCTCCTAAAAAGTTTTGCTGGTGAGCTGATGCCGGATATTCTAGAGAACGTTCCTGTAATAAAAACGGGTGTAGTAATCGGCAAGCTCTTCAACTCTGCCAAGTCAACTTATCGCGCCAATATGATGGCAAGTTTTTTGCACGGGCTCCAGGCAAATACCAAAACCATGGATGAATACGAAAAGCTATCCGTGGATGACAAAGCATACATTAGAGGCATCGTAATCTCGCAGCTTGACTTACACACTGACGAGCGGCAGGCCGAGGCATTAGCATTGCTTGTAGATGCCTACCTTTGGCAGAGAGTTGACCGGCTAACTTTTATTGGTATTGTATCTGAGCTAAAAAATACAAATCCGCTATTGTACTATTTTAACGTCGATCCCATCAGTTACGGTAATTATAATGGGGTCGTAGTAGCTAAGGGCCCTACATACTTACTACCTTCTGCTTTTGGCAACACAACTTCTATGGGCGTAAATACATACGACAGTGCGCCAGACACTCAGTTTGTACTCACAAAGCTAGGCAAGGCATTTTTTGAACACGTTTACGACCCTATGGCCACAAAGTACATGATATGAGGGCCACTTACCAATAGAGCCAGGTGTCATATCGCTTATGGTTATCCACAGTTCTTAAGGTTAAAGTTGACATTAGGACTTTAACATGTCTTGACTGTATTGTATACGTTGTGTATACTTATTGGTGGATGGCAGTCCTGGGTTGGTCCTCGTTGACCATTGAACCCAAAAAACCATCCTTTTTTTATGACCTTCATTTGTTTAACTCTGTAGTTTTATCACTTATTTCAAACCGGTGACCGTACTTACGCTTTACCATAACATTGTCCGCTAGGCTATCTACGCCTAGGTGCGCTTGTAAGTGCTTAACTATTTCTAGCTTACCTGGGTTGGGCTGCGTATCTAACAGACCGTGCTTGAGCTTAAACGCATAGGCTACAGTGCCTAGGAGAACATCAGCGACCTGCAGTTCAGCGAAAGCATGAGACTCCGCGCGACTCATACCAAACAAGGCATTACGTCTGTGCTTACCCCTTAAATATGCACGTATTTCGCTTTCAAAATTATCATCAACCTGAGTAGAGATATCATCTGCAATAACAGCAATATAATCACTCTGCGTGTACTTGCCTTTATCTAAGGCACTGCTGATCAAACGGGCTGATATGCGATTATAGACCTTATAAACCTCACCCGTTACATGTAAATCAGCTCTAAAGTTGTCCCTTAAATAAATTCGGGCGGTAAATCTGGCATTAACTGACTCAAAATACACGTCGAGTAATTTCTTATACAAAGGTAGGCTGTTAATACGTACGTTAGAAAATTTGAATTCGCCTTTATAGTTTAACTGGCTACGCAGATCACTAACCCTTTTGTGTAGTATGCGCGGTGAGGGTGTGACTAACAGGCCCATGCCAAAAATACCGGATGTTGGTGAACCGAGAGAACCGGTCTCATCCAAATAACCCCATACGCACATTTGCCCTTTTGGTCCTGTTGTTGATTGACTCATGCAATAATTGTAAGTTATTCTATGCAATTATTGCAACAGTAAGTATTCGAATAATGCATGTCACGCTGTTGACAGCGGTTCAAGCTAAGCCCCGTAAGCTAATCGCTGAGATCTGGGCTGAACATCTTGTACAAGTTGGACCCCTGCTTGGCTACCTACTGAAGCCTGAGAACCCTCTGTCAGAGCCGAAACCGTAGCAGCGCTAATAATTTTTATATCTCTTCTTGGCGCCTTCAGGGTCAAGTCGAGTTTTTTGGTTTAGCGGAGCAGGCGACCGCCGTCAGCGACGATAAGGGAACCGGTGAGGTAGCTACTCAGGTCACTTGCAAGAAACAAAGCAACACGTCCCATTTCGTCTGGATCACCAAAACGTTTCATGGGTATAAGTGCCGTAAACTGCTCGATTAGGTCTTGGTTCATTTCACCCATGTGCGTGCCGGGTGTGCTCACGCCACCTGGTGCAATGCCATTTACACGAATGTTGTCCTCTGCCAGTTCAAGTGCAGCATTTTTTAGGAAGCCCCATACACCATGCTTCGAAGCATCGTAGGCGGCCAGTCCGACAGCAGATGGGTGCAGTGAATCTATGGAGCACACGGTCACAATGCTGCCACCGGTACCTTGCTCTTTCATCATAGCCGCCGCTTGCTTTGTGCCAAAAAACACACCCTTCAAATTTACGTCAAGCACTTTGCTGAATTGTGCTTCATCCATATCGGCCAGTTTGACCAGTGGGTATATTCCGGCATTGTTCACCAATATATCTACGCTCCCAAAGTTATCCTGCGCCACCTTGAGCAGCGCCTCTATGTCCTCTGCCTTGCTGACGTCACAGTGCCATGTTGCCGCAGAATCTGTCCTCAAACCATTGAGTTCTCCGGCGAGGGCATCCATTTGCTCCTGCGCAAGGTCGCCAATGACTACGTTAGCACCGGCTTCATGCAACCGCCGTACAATTGCTTCGCCAATTCCCATTGCGCCGCCAGTAATAACTGCTGTTTTATGTGACAAATCGATGAGTTGTGAAATAGGTATGTTCATACCACTATTGTACTCCGCTTTTGCTTAAAATGAGCTCGCGTTACGTAAACCCGCACTTCACCCATAGCGTTCAGTCTGCGCGTTACCTGCGCAGGACAGCTAGAAGCGCGTCGACAGATGCATCGAGCGAAAAATAACTCGAGGCAGCAGCTCGCTGCCGTTTTGTGGCCGCACCAAGCACAGCGGCTTGGTCGATGCCCCTTAAAAGTGCGCGTGGATTGCGGGGTTCCACTAGTGTCAGCAAACCGCAGTTTGTCTCTGGCAAACCTCCCATATTGCTCGCCACTACTCGGCAACCCGCATGTTGTGCCTCTATGGAAAGCATACCGAATGGCTCAGCGTAAACGGAAGGTACCACTAGCACATCACTCCGACCCAGCAGTTCAGCCATATCCTGAATAGTTTTTTGAGGTGGCAAAAGCTCAGCATACGGATAACCTTGGAGCATCCGGGCTATGCTCTTGCCAGTCTCAACATGCTGACCGGCCATAACAATGCTAAATTTATAGCCATTCTTGCGCATGGCCTGTTCGTGCATCATTTCAAGCAGCGTGTAGATTCCTTTTTCGGGATGCAGCCTACCGGCATAAAGTACCCGAGTATACTTGCTTGACTTCGATCTAGGCGTATTGCCAAATATTGGGTCGGCAAAGGGCAGAACAATGTGAATGTGTCGGTACGGGATATCAAGATACAACGCCCATTGCTGAGCGTTATATATACTAGTCGCAATGACTGTTTTACCGCGGATGTGCTGTTTATAGAGGTGCTTTACACTTGGTTTCGGTACAACGCAGTGGAGGATAATGGCTGCTTTGGTTTTGGTAGGTATGTCGTAGGCACGATTCACAAATACAACCTGCCCGCCAAGTTCCTGCAGCTGCAGGGCGTTTTCGAGCGCCAGAAACGGAATATCAGGAAAATCTTTCCGGCCGTCACGGGTACCATGACCTATCGTGACAACCTGTGCCGGTATCCCGCGGCGTAACAGCTCGCGCACATGTCCTGCAGTATACGTTTCTGACCCGCCTGCGCCAGCGACCATAGGTTCGCCGGGCGGCCAAACGAATGAAATCATAGCCGTTCCTTAAGCTAGTGTGCAGTTAAGCAACGGCCTGTACGAGCGTTTGACCTAAGAGAATCTAGTGGTCTAAGTATAGCACGGTTGGCCCGCTAGAGGCTACTTGTCCGCAGGACTTTTTACCCGTGATGGCCGTTTTTTGGTCTCGAGTTTTTCTTTGGTAGCAGCTGGATGAGGTGTTGTGTCTGCTTGAACTTTATCTGCGCAACTGCACATACAACTGCCGTTGCCCTGGCAACCCTGTACGTCTGAGGTGCTTCTTGCCAATCGACAAAGGCGACAACGACACAAACGAACAGCCAGCATAATCAACAGCGCTGCCGCATAGGCCGCAAGAGTACACCAAAGTAAAAGCCTGGCTCTGTTATCAGTTGCTTTGAGGGATTGTCCGCCTACTACGTAGTAATCTTTTGAGGCAACAGTGATACTGGCAATCCGTATGTCTTCGCGCGGTGCCCAGGTAACTGCATGTGGCTTGCCCGGCTTGGCATGCTCCACAACGCCGCGGGGCATTTGCGCCAGTATACGACCCAGGTAGCCAGATCCGGCGACTGCTTTTTCTTTCTTGTCGTACACAATTACAAACGGCACAGGATTATTAGCAAGGTCAGTCGCACCCATGTTAATGCTTTGGAGCCCGAGGCCAGCATCGAGCTGTTTGGCAGCCTGGGTCGCTAGCAGCTGCGGCATGTCGTTAGCAAGACTACGATTCATAACGTGCAGCAGGCTATACATGCTCCCAAATATTAGTGATATCAGTAAGAAACGAGTGATGAAATGGTGTCTGTGCATATGACTATTGTACATGTAGGCAAACGGAAATGTTAATTTGTATTGGTTGTGTCGGTTTTTGGTACAGCATTTTCACCCAGTATAAGAATGAAATCGGCCGCTGGATAATTCGCCGTAAGCGTTGGGTTTGCGACCACGGTCGCTTGATAGGTTTTCTTTAGGTAGGCAAGTGTGCTCGGCTTTTTGCCGAGCGAGTTATCGACGATTGTTGTTGCTGCCTGATTGGCGGGCGCGTCGCCGGTCGTCAACACCTCTACTCCTTGAGAAAACAATTTATTTTTTGCTTGCTTGGCAAGACCAACCGCGTCTGTACCGTTCAGTATGACAACCCCAGCATTTTCCTTGACTAACGGTCCAGCGGAAAATATTTTCTCAATTTGCGCGGCTATGTCGGCAAAATTATCAACGCCTGCAGCAGGTATTAATGCTGATTGGCCATCGGGCGACGCATAGTTTGAAAGCATGGTGCTGTTTTCGCCTTTTAGGGTGTTGATGTTGTACGAATCTATCTTGGAGTTATCGATGTTCTTACCGTAGTAGTACAGTGCCTGCATTTCGCTCAGCTGCAGGTCTGTTCTAACATTACTACCGACGGCGTCTACCAGATTGCTGATTTTAAGGGGGTTTGCTACGACCGATGCGCTTGATGCTCTGTCTTTGATAGCGAGCAGCATTTGACGTTGATGCTCAGTGCGGGTGAAGTCAGCGTCAGTGAAGCCATACGAGCCATAGCCTTCGCCACGCGCCCTGGCCAAGTTGAGCGCCTGCTTACCGTCAAGTTTGGTTGGGCCATTCGGGTACTTTGCTAGCGCACAACAACGGCGTGATGTCCAGTCTAGGCTTGAGTCATAAATGCCATTAGGGTTTTCGCTCTGAATGTTTATTGTTATTCCCCCCACTGCATCGACTAGGTCTTTGAAAGCTGTGTAGTTGACGAGTGCGTTGTAATGAATGGTCAGCCCCGTCACGTCTTCTACGACCGCTTCAAGCCCCTCCATGCCGCTCTCTGGGAAAACAGAATTTATCTTGCCGTGACCGCCTTCTGGCTTTTGCACCCACAAGTCACGAGGCACACTAAGCATGAGAGCAGTGTTGTTTTTTGTGTTGATGCTCAGCACCATAATTGAGTCTGTAAGCTCGCCGCCGTTATGCCCTAGGTCGTCAGCTGAGTTGCCTGCAACCAGTACATTCACGCGGCCGTTATCGTTCTGCAGATCGCTAGGACGAAACACGCCAAGCAAGCTGAACGGATTATTGTTGCCGGTGAGTTTCGCAATATCTTTATAGAACCGCGCGCCAAAGGCAAGCACCGCTACAAGAAAAATAACTCCTAGAATTTTAAAGAATTTTTTTACCTTGCTGCCAGATTTCTTTCGTCGCTTTGTGTCCTTTTTTTCCGATTTTTTAGCGGCTATGGCGGCCTTACGACGCTGTCTGCGGGAAAGACGAGGCTCGTCTTCCAGAGGTGCATAGCGTGTTTCGGACCCATCCAGGTGGTAATCTGCCCGTTCTGGCTGTATTTGCGAATTTGTTAAAAC encodes:
- a CDS encoding LCP family protein — encoded protein: MSERYDSFQPRRATSVDGFLSGPGQRPRQPQFRTPVSPGVASAPSQGRTVGLPDMPERSIPSPVLTNSQIQPERADYHLDGSETRYAPLEDEPRLSRRQRRKAAIAAKKSEKKDTKRRKKSGSKVKKFFKILGVIFLVAVLAFGARFYKDIAKLTGNNNPFSLLGVFRPSDLQNDNGRVNVLVAGNSADDLGHNGGELTDSIMVLSINTKNNTALMLSVPRDLWVQKPEGGHGKINSVFPESGMEGLEAVVEDVTGLTIHYNALVNYTAFKDLVDAVGGITINIQSENPNGIYDSSLDWTSRRCCALAKYPNGPTKLDGKQALNLARARGEGYGSYGFTDADFTRTEHQRQMLLAIKDRASSASVVANPLKISNLVDAVGSNVRTDLQLSEMQALYYYGKNIDNSKIDSYNINTLKGENSTMLSNYASPDGQSALIPAAGVDNFADIAAQIEKIFSAGPLVKENAGVVILNGTDAVGLAKQAKNKLFSQGVEVLTTGDAPANQAATTIVDNSLGKKPSTLAYLKKTYQATVVANPTLTANYPAADFILILGENAVPKTDTTNTN
- a CDS encoding DUF3800 domain-containing protein; translation: MSQSTTGPKGQMCVWGYLDETGSLGSPTSGIFGMGLLVTPSPRILHKRVSDLRSQLNYKGEFKFSNVRINSLPLYKKLLDVYFESVNARFTARIYLRDNFRADLHVTGEVYKVYNRISARLISSALDKGKYTQSDYIAVIADDISTQVDDNFESEIRAYLRGKHRRNALFGMSRAESHAFAELQVADVLLGTVAYAFKLKHGLLDTQPNPGKLEIVKHLQAHLGVDSLADNVMVKRKYGHRFEISDKTTELNK
- a CDS encoding glycosyltransferase family 4 protein, which gives rise to MISFVWPPGEPMVAGAGGSETYTAGHVRELLRRGIPAQVVTIGHGTRDGRKDFPDIPFLALENALQLQELGGQVVFVNRAYDIPTKTKAAIILHCVVPKPSVKHLYKQHIRGKTVIATSIYNAQQWALYLDIPYRHIHIVLPFADPIFGNTPRSKSSKYTRVLYAGRLHPEKGIYTLLEMMHEQAMRKNGYKFSIVMAGQHVETGKSIARMLQGYPYAELLPPQKTIQDMAELLGRSDVLVVPSVYAEPFGMLSIEAQHAGCRVVASNMGGLPETNCGLLTLVEPRNPRALLRGIDQAAVLGAATKRQRAAASSYFSLDASVDALLAVLRR
- a CDS encoding SDR family oxidoreductase; translated protein: MNIPISQLIDLSHKTAVITGGAMGIGEAIVRRLHEAGANVVIGDLAQEQMDALAGELNGLRTDSAATWHCDVSKAEDIEALLKVAQDNFGSVDILVNNAGIYPLVKLADMDEAQFSKVLDVNLKGVFFGTKQAAAMMKEQGTGGSIVTVCSIDSLHPSAVGLAAYDASKHGVWGFLKNAALELAEDNIRVNGIAPGGVSTPGTHMGEMNQDLIEQFTALIPMKRFGDPDEMGRVALFLASDLSSYLTGSLIVADGGRLLR